The Actinocorallia herbida DNA window AAGGCGGGCTTCGTGCAGGCGGGCCTCGCCGACGAGGTCACCGGCCTGTCGTGGGCCGACGGGTCGACCGTCTTCGCCGACAAGGGCCCCGCCGCGATGGCCGGGAAGGTCGCCGGGGTGACCGAGAAGGTCACCGGGCTCAAGGAGCAGATCCTCAAGGGCGAGATCAAGGTCTGCGACGCGCTCAACGAGCCGGCTTCCGCGGCCTGCGCCGACCTCGGCCTGAAGTCCTGACCGCACGAGACCGCATCCGATGCCGACCACGGGGAGCCCGCCCATGACCGCGCCGCCGCGCCTGGAGCTGCGGAGCCTGCGCAAGTACTTCGCGACGTCGAAGGTCCTCGCCGTCGACGGGGTGTCGCTGGCCGTCGCGCCGGGAGAGGTCGTCGCCCTCATCGGCGAGAACGGGACCGGCAAGACCACCCTGATGAACCTGGTGTTCGGGGTGCACCAGCCCGACGCCGGCGAGATCCGGGTGGACGGGCGGCCGGTGCGGATCAGCGGCCCGCAGGCGGCGATCGAGCACGGGGTGGCGATGGTGCACCAGCACTTCGAGCTGGTGCCCGGCTTCACCGTCGCGCAGAACGTGCTCCTCGGGCGGGAGCCGACCCGGCGGGGCCGCTACGACGACGCCGAGGCCGAGCGGCGGGTCACGGAGCTGATGGCGCGCTCCGGGCTCGTCCTCGACCCCCGGCGCCGGGTGCGCGACCTGCCGGTGGCCGCGCAGCAGCGGGTCGAGATCCTCAAGGCGCTCGCCCGCGACGCCCGGGTGCTGATCCTCGACGAGCCGACCGCCGTCCTGACCCCGCAGGAGGCCGACGAGCTGATCGTCCTCGTGCGGGGGCTGGCGGCGGCCGGCCGGTCGGTCGTGTTCATCTCGCACAAGCTCCCCGAGGTCCAGGAGGTCGCCGACCGCGTCGTGGTCATGCGGCGCGGCAGGATCGTCGGCGAGGTCGGCCGCGGCGGCGCGGACGACGCGGCGCTCGCCCGGCTGATGGTCGGCCGGGACGTCCCGGTGACGGGCTCGTACGCGACCGCGCCGGCGGGCCCGGAGCTGCTCCGGGTGGAGGGCGCCGCGGTGCCGCCCACGCTGGAGGGCGGCAGCGGGCTGCGCGGCGTCGACCTGGCGCTGCGCTCCGGCGAGATCCTCGGCATCGCCGGGGTCGGCGGGAACGGCCAGGACGAGCTCATCGACGCGGTCACCGGACTCGGTCGCCTCGAAGGCGGCAGCGTCGCCGTCGACGGCGTCGACATCACCCGCGCCACCCCCGCCGAGACGCGGCGGCGCGGCATCGCGCACATCGCCGCCGACCGCATGCGCGTCGGACTCAATCTCGAAGCCACCCTGGAGGAGAACGCCGTGTCCACCGCGTTCCGGACCCGCAGGTTCAGCCGGGCCGGACTGATCAGACGACGGGCGCGACGACGCTTCGCCGCGGCGCTCATCGCCGACTACGAGGTGCGCGGCGCGGCCCCCGCCCGGCCGGTGCGCTCGCTGTCCGGCGGCAACCTCCAGAAGATCGTCATCGGCCGCGAGCTGTCCGGGAACCCTCGCGTGGTGCTGGCCAACCAGCCCACCCGGGGGCTCGACGTGGGCAGCATCGAGTTCGTGCACGGCGCCCTGTCCCGGGCCCGCGCGCAAGGGGCGGGGGTCCTGCTGGTCTCCGCCGAGCTGGACGAGGTCATGGCGCTGTCCGACCGGATCGCCGTGATGTACGACGGGCGGCTGATCGGGCCGTTCGACCGGGCCGACGTCGACCGGGAACGCCTCGGCCGGCTGATGGCCGGCGTGGAGGGGGAGTGACATGGCGGAACTGATCGTCGCCGACCACGTGTTCGTCAACGACGGGGAAGGCACCGTGCTGTCTCCCGGGGCCGTCGAGGTCGCGGACGGCCGGATCCTCTCGGCGGGCGCCGTCACCGGACCCCGTCCGAGCGGGCAGGGGGTCACCGATCTCGGCGCCCGGGTCGTCCTGCCCGGCCTGGTGAACGCGCACGCGCACACCCCGATGTCGCTGATGCGGGGGACCGCGGAAGGGCACTCGCTGCTGTCGATGGAGGGGTTCCTGACCGTCCTCCGCAGCAGGGAGGAGCACCTGACGCCCGACCTGGTGCCCGCGTCCGTCGCGGTCTCGTGCGGCGACATGATCCGGCACGGCACCACCGCCTTCGCCGACCAGTACTTCTACGCCGACGAGATCGCGCCGACCGTCGAGCGGTCCGGGCTCCGGGCCAGGATCGCCTGGGGCATCGTGGAACTCGGCGACGACACGGCGCGCGCCAGGGAACTCGCCGCCGCGACGCGCTTCGCCGAGAGCCTCCCCCCGGGGGGCCGGGTGTCGGCGTGGGTGGGCCCGCACGCCTACTTCGTCGACAACACCCCGGAGGCGATGGCCGCAGAACTCGCGCTGGCCCGCCGCCTGGACGCGGGCCTCCACGTCCACTTCGCCACCTCCGGCGAGGAGGAGAAGTGGTGCCATGAGCACTACGGACGCTCCGCGCTCGAGGTGCTGCGGGACCTGGGGATGCTGGACGTCCCGACGATCCTCGCGCACTGCACCACGGTGCCCGTCGACCAGCTTCCGCTGCTCGCCGGGACGCGCGCGGCGATGACCGTGATCCCGAGCGTCGCGATGATGAGCGGGGTGCCCGCCGCGCCCGTCAGGGCCGCGCTGGACCACGGCGTGCTCGTCGCGCTCGGCTCGGACAACGTCTGCAACAACACCAACACCGACCTCTTCGAGGAGATGCGGACCCTGGGGAAGCTCGCGGCGTTCACCTCGCGCGTGCCCGACCAGGTGACCTCGCGGGAGATCCTGGAGATCGCCACCGTCGGCGGCCACCGGGCCCTCGCGGGCGGCCCGGACGACGGACGGCTCGTCGCCGGGGCCGTCGCCGACCTGATCGCGGTCCCCGTCACCGAGATCGCCCGCGGCCCGGTGGGCGCCCAGTCGCTGGAGGCCGCGCTGGTCTACGGCACCTCCGGCGCGTCGGTGACGCACTCGATGGCCGACGGGGCGTGGCTGATGGCCGACCGGGCCGTGCGCACCCTCGATCTCGCGGCGGCGGCGCGGCGGCAGCAGGCCGACTACGACATCCTCTCGTCCAGGATGCACGCCCGAGGGACGAGGGAGACCAGCACATGAACGCGCAGGACCGCCGCAAACTCATCGAGCAGCAGGTGATCCGCACCGGCGAGGTCCAGTTCAGCGTCCTCGCCGAGGAGTTCGACGTCTCGGAGATGACGGTGCGCCGCGACATCGACGCGCTCGAACGGCAGGGCGTCGTCCGGCGGGTCTCCGGCGGCGCGATCCCCGTCTCGGCGACGGCCTTCGAACCCTCCTACGGCCTGCGCGCCGACCTCGCCGCCGACAGCAAGGACGACATCGCGACCGCGATCGCGAGCCTGCTGAGTCCCGGCGAGACCGTCGTGCTCGACAGCGGGAGCACCGTGGCCAGGGTCGCCCAGGCCATCCGGGGCCGGGGCCTCGGGCTCACCGTGATCACGCCGAGCCTCCCCGTCGCGACCGCGCTCGCCGACGAACCGGACACCCAGGTCATCCTGACCGGCGGCACCGTCCGTCCCGGCGAGCTCAGTCTCATCGGCCACGACGCCGAGCGGACCTTCGAACGCTTCAACTGCGACACCTTCGTGATCGGGGTGGCCGGCGTCGACGCCGACAAGGGCCTCACCGAGTACCACCCGGGCGAGGCCAGCGTGAAACGCGCCGCGCTCGCCGCGTCGTCCCGGCTGCTGGTCGGCGCGGACGCCGCCAAGCTCGGCCGGGTCCATCTGGTCAACATCGCCCCCATCACCGCGGTCGGCGTCCTCGTCACCGACGCCCCGCAGGACCACCCGACGGTCAAAGCGGCCCTCGCGGCCGGCGCGGAGGTCGTGCTGACCCCCGCGACCGCCGGCGAACGAACAGGAGACAGCGCATGAACCGTTTCGCGGCGATCTTTTCCACGGCCGACAAGCCGCTGATCGCGATGGCGCATCTTCCCGCCCTCCCCGGCACCCCCCTGTACGACGCGGGAGCGGGCATCCAGGGCATCATCGACCAGGTCGACGCCGATGTGGCCCTGCTCGTCGACGCGGGGTTCGACGCCGTCATGTTCTGCAACGAGAACGACCGGCCGTACGAGCTCGAGGCCGGGCCCGAGGCGGCGGCGGTGATGGCGCGGGTCGTCACCGAGTGCCGTCCCGCGTCGATCCCCTTCGGCGTCGACTACCTCTGGGACAGCAGGATCGCGCTGGCGACCGCGGTCGCGACGGGCGCGCGCTTCATGCGGGAGGTCGTGACGGGGGTGTGGGAGTCCGACATGGGCCTGTGGCACACCAACGCCGCGCACACCCTGCGCGAGCGCCGCCGCCTCGACCACGAGGACCTCGCGATCTTCATGAACGTGACGCCGGAGTTCGCCTCCCCGATCGGCTCCCGGACCCCCGCCCAGATGGCGCGTTCGACGGTCGTGTCGAGCCTCGCCGACGTGATCCTCGTGTCCGGGCCGATGGCCGGGGCCGAACCCGCCGCGCAGACCCTGCGGGAGGTGCGCGAGAGCGTGCCTGACGAGGTCCCCGTGCTGCTCAATACCGGGGCGCGCGAGGAGAACATCGCGGAACTGCTCAAGATCGCCGATGGGTGCGTCGTCGGTTCGTCACTCAAGGTCGACGGGCACACCTGGAACCCGGTGGACGCCGACCGGGCCCGGCGCTTCGTCGAGGTGGCGCGCGCGTGAGCGCGATCGCCTTCGGGATCGACGTCGGCACGACCGGCGTGAAGGGGGTGGCCCTGGACGTCGAGCGGGGGATCGTCGCCGAGGCGGGCCGCGGCAACGCGCTGGGCTCGCCCCGGCCGGGCTGGGCCGAGGCCGATCCGGGGCAGTGGTCGGCCAACGTCGCCGACGTCCTCGCCGAGCTCGCGTCGCGGATCGACGTCGCCCGGGTCGTCGGCGTGGCGACCACCGGCATGGTCCCGGCGGTGGTGTGCCTCGACGCGTCGGGCAGGCCGCTGCGGAAGGCGATCCTCCAGAACGACGCGCGCGCGGTCACCGAGGTCGCGGAGGTCGGGGAGCTGCTGCGCGACGCCGACGTGCTGCGGCGCACCGGATCGCCGGTGACCCAGCAGTCCGTGGCGCCCACGACCCGCTGGCTGCGGACCCACGAACCCGACGTCTGGGACAGGACCGCGACGGTGCTCGGCTCCTACGACGCGGTCCTGACGGGGCTGGGCGCACGCCCCCACGTCGAGCTCAACTGGGCCATCGAATCGGGGCTCTTCGACCTCGACGGGCGGCCGTTCGGCCCGGCCGTCGCCGCGGGCGGGGTGGGGGACCGCCTTCCCCCGGTGGCGTCCGGCGGGACCGTCGTGGGGGAGCTGAGCGCCGCCGCCTCCGCGCGGACCGGCCTGCCGCAGGGGATCCCCCTCGTCGTGGGCGGGGCCGACCACGTCCTGTCCGCCTACGGCGCCGGGCTCACCTCGCCCGGCGACTGGCTGGTGAAGCTCGGCGGCGCGGGCGACATCCTCGCCGTCAGCGCCGAGCCCGTCAGCGACGACCGCTTCTACCTGGACCGCCACCCCGTCGACGGCCTGTGGCTCCCCAACGGCTGCATGGCCACCAGCGGCAGCCTCGTCCGCTGGGTCCAGGCGCTCCTCGGCGAAGACGACCTCGCCTCCCTGGACGACGGGGCGAGCCGGCGCGAGGCCGCCTCCCTCCTCTGCCTGCCCTACTTCCTCGGCGAGAAGACCCCGCTCAACGACCCCCTCCTCCGCGGCGTCTTCGCCGGCCTCCACCTCGGCCACGATCGACACGACCTGCACCGCGCCGCCCTGGAGGGCATCGCCTTCGGCTTCCGGCACAACGCCGACGTCCTGCGCGCCCGCGGCATCGCCCTGACCACCGCCAGCATCACCAACGGCGGCGCCACCTCCGCCCTCTGGAAGCAGATCCACGCCGACGTCCTGGGCACCCCCCTCCGCACCCTCCGCGACCACCCCGGCGCCGCCCTCGGCGCCGCCGTGGCCGCCGCCGTCGGCGGGTCCGCCCTCCCCGGCTGGCAAGCGATCGACGCCTTCGTCAGGCCCGGCCCCGTGATCGACCCGAACCCGGTCCTCACCTCCCGCTACGACGACGCCTACCGCCAGTGGCGCGCCCTGGGCGAAGCCACCGCCCCCACCATGCGGGCCCTGTCCCGCGGCTCCGGCTGACGCGGCGGGGCCGTCCGGGTCAGGGCAGGCGGAGGCGGGCGTAGACCGCGCGGTGGTCGCTGCCGGGCAGGGCGCGGGTGGCGTAGCCGAGGACGGCGACGCGCCGGTCGGCCAGCACGTGGTCGATCACGATGCCGGGGAGCGGGTGGGCGCGGGCGTGCCAGGTGGCCTCCAGGCCGTCGCCGAGTGCCGCGCTCGCGCTCCGGTACCCGGTGTCCAGCACGCGGCGGAACGTGGCGTGGTCGAAGGTGGCGTTGAAGTCGCCGACGAGGATCCGGATCCTTCCGTCCGGGGTGGCGGCGGGCACCGTGGCCTGGCTCGCCCGCCAGCACTCCGCCTTCCCCGGATGGACCGGCGCGCACGTGTGCACCGCGACCACCTCGACGGGCTCGGCGAACCCCGGCACCGTCACCTCCCCCCGCACCGACCCGCCGGGCGACGGCCCGGGGGAGACCACCGGATACCGCGAGAACAGCGACGTCCCGTTGGTCCCGTCGAGCCGGTGCGGCAGCACCTCCTGAAGCCCGAGCCGATCGAGCTCCGCCCGGTCCTCGGTCCAGAGCTCCTGCACCGACAGCACATCCGGCCGCAACTCCCGCACCAGCTCGAGAATCCGCCCTGGCCGCGTCCGCCCATGCAGCGTGTTCACACTCAACGCCCGCACCTCCGGCCCGCCGGCCACCGGCTCCCCGTCCCCCACCACCCGGGGCACCACCCCGGCCACCAGCACCAGCGCCGTGACCAGCCCGACCGCCGCCGCCTTCCAGCGGCGCAGAACCAGAGCGACGACCGGCACGCCCACCGACACCCCGGCCACATAAGGCGTGAACGACACCAACTGCACCCACCGAAACCCCAGATCCCACCCGACCACCCACCCGACCGCCCACCCCGCGAACAGCACGACCGACCCCCACACCCCACCACTCACCCAGCGCCGCACAACAGCCCCTTCCCACCCCCACGTCCGCCGTTCGCGAGTATGGCACCAAAGATCAACATTTTCCGGAGCGTCGCCCAGAGAATCGCAGGCGGCACCGGACCAGGCCGGCGCGGAGCGCATGCCATGGACCGTCCGCAAGGGGCGACCGTCTTTCATGTCGGCGCCGTGAGTGCCCCTTCGCCTAAGGTCGTGCGGGCAGGGCGAGGCACAGGGCGTGCAGGGCCGCCGCGAAGGAGTGCTCGGGCGGGGTGCCGTAGCCGACGACGAGGCCGTCGCCGGGC harbors:
- a CDS encoding ABC transporter ATP-binding protein codes for the protein MTAPPRLELRSLRKYFATSKVLAVDGVSLAVAPGEVVALIGENGTGKTTLMNLVFGVHQPDAGEIRVDGRPVRISGPQAAIEHGVAMVHQHFELVPGFTVAQNVLLGREPTRRGRYDDAEAERRVTELMARSGLVLDPRRRVRDLPVAAQQRVEILKALARDARVLILDEPTAVLTPQEADELIVLVRGLAAAGRSVVFISHKLPEVQEVADRVVVMRRGRIVGEVGRGGADDAALARLMVGRDVPVTGSYATAPAGPELLRVEGAAVPPTLEGGSGLRGVDLALRSGEILGIAGVGGNGQDELIDAVTGLGRLEGGSVAVDGVDITRATPAETRRRGIAHIAADRMRVGLNLEATLEENAVSTAFRTRRFSRAGLIRRRARRRFAAALIADYEVRGAAPARPVRSLSGGNLQKIVIGRELSGNPRVVLANQPTRGLDVGSIEFVHGALSRARAQGAGVLLVSAELDEVMALSDRIAVMYDGRLIGPFDRADVDRERLGRLMAGVEGE
- a CDS encoding amidohydrolase family protein, yielding MAELIVADHVFVNDGEGTVLSPGAVEVADGRILSAGAVTGPRPSGQGVTDLGARVVLPGLVNAHAHTPMSLMRGTAEGHSLLSMEGFLTVLRSREEHLTPDLVPASVAVSCGDMIRHGTTAFADQYFYADEIAPTVERSGLRARIAWGIVELGDDTARARELAAATRFAESLPPGGRVSAWVGPHAYFVDNTPEAMAAELALARRLDAGLHVHFATSGEEEKWCHEHYGRSALEVLRDLGMLDVPTILAHCTTVPVDQLPLLAGTRAAMTVIPSVAMMSGVPAAPVRAALDHGVLVALGSDNVCNNTNTDLFEEMRTLGKLAAFTSRVPDQVTSREILEIATVGGHRALAGGPDDGRLVAGAVADLIAVPVTEIARGPVGAQSLEAALVYGTSGASVTHSMADGAWLMADRAVRTLDLAAAARRQQADYDILSSRMHARGTRETST
- a CDS encoding DeoR/GlpR family DNA-binding transcription regulator — protein: MNAQDRRKLIEQQVIRTGEVQFSVLAEEFDVSEMTVRRDIDALERQGVVRRVSGGAIPVSATAFEPSYGLRADLAADSKDDIATAIASLLSPGETVVLDSGSTVARVAQAIRGRGLGLTVITPSLPVATALADEPDTQVILTGGTVRPGELSLIGHDAERTFERFNCDTFVIGVAGVDADKGLTEYHPGEASVKRAALAASSRLLVGADAAKLGRVHLVNIAPITAVGVLVTDAPQDHPTVKAALAAGAEVVLTPATAGERTGDSA
- a CDS encoding BtpA/SgcQ family protein is translated as MNRFAAIFSTADKPLIAMAHLPALPGTPLYDAGAGIQGIIDQVDADVALLVDAGFDAVMFCNENDRPYELEAGPEAAAVMARVVTECRPASIPFGVDYLWDSRIALATAVATGARFMREVVTGVWESDMGLWHTNAAHTLRERRRLDHEDLAIFMNVTPEFASPIGSRTPAQMARSTVVSSLADVILVSGPMAGAEPAAQTLREVRESVPDEVPVLLNTGAREENIAELLKIADGCVVGSSLKVDGHTWNPVDADRARRFVEVARA
- a CDS encoding FGGY-family carbohydrate kinase; its protein translation is MSAIAFGIDVGTTGVKGVALDVERGIVAEAGRGNALGSPRPGWAEADPGQWSANVADVLAELASRIDVARVVGVATTGMVPAVVCLDASGRPLRKAILQNDARAVTEVAEVGELLRDADVLRRTGSPVTQQSVAPTTRWLRTHEPDVWDRTATVLGSYDAVLTGLGARPHVELNWAIESGLFDLDGRPFGPAVAAGGVGDRLPPVASGGTVVGELSAAASARTGLPQGIPLVVGGADHVLSAYGAGLTSPGDWLVKLGGAGDILAVSAEPVSDDRFYLDRHPVDGLWLPNGCMATSGSLVRWVQALLGEDDLASLDDGASRREAASLLCLPYFLGEKTPLNDPLLRGVFAGLHLGHDRHDLHRAALEGIAFGFRHNADVLRARGIALTTASITNGGATSALWKQIHADVLGTPLRTLRDHPGAALGAAVAAAVGGSALPGWQAIDAFVRPGPVIDPNPVLTSRYDDAYRQWRALGEATAPTMRALSRGSG
- a CDS encoding endonuclease/exonuclease/phosphatase family protein, with the protein product MSFTPYVAGVSVGVPVVALVLRRWKAAAVGLVTALVLVAGVVPRVVGDGEPVAGGPEVRALSVNTLHGRTRPGRILELVRELRPDVLSVQELWTEDRAELDRLGLQEVLPHRLDGTNGTSLFSRYPVVSPGPSPGGSVRGEVTVPGFAEPVEVVAVHTCAPVHPGKAECWRASQATVPAATPDGRIRILVGDFNATFDHATFRRVLDTGYRSASAALGDGLEATWHARAHPLPGIVIDHVLADRRVAVLGYATRALPGSDHRAVYARLRLP